A genomic stretch from Corynebacterium faecale includes:
- a CDS encoding HAD family hydrolase, whose amino-acid sequence MIKAIFWDMDGTMVDTEPQWGVATYELSEAMGRRLTPELRATTVGGSMPRTIAICAAHAGITVDEAAYERYRRQMLGRVAELFDEALIPNPGVISLLAELKELGVPMLVTTNTERSLAQGCIEAVGSQFFVDSITGDEVAHPKPAPDMYLEAAHRVGLPPSECLVFEDSFNGMAAAVDAGCRVIGLHPESVTPPEGVVPLRELCGHNTFEGVNAEILAGWYNQITPVGVTN is encoded by the coding sequence ATGATCAAGGCAATCTTCTGGGATATGGATGGCACGATGGTGGACACGGAGCCCCAATGGGGCGTGGCCACTTATGAGTTGAGCGAGGCGATGGGGCGTCGTCTCACCCCGGAGCTCCGCGCCACCACGGTGGGCGGCAGCATGCCGCGCACCATCGCCATCTGTGCCGCGCACGCCGGGATCACGGTGGATGAGGCCGCCTATGAGCGGTACCGCCGCCAGATGCTCGGCCGGGTGGCCGAGCTTTTCGACGAAGCCCTGATCCCGAACCCCGGCGTCATCTCACTCCTTGCGGAACTGAAAGAGCTCGGAGTCCCCATGTTGGTCACCACCAATACCGAGCGGTCCCTGGCGCAGGGGTGCATCGAGGCTGTCGGTTCACAGTTCTTCGTTGATTCCATCACCGGAGATGAAGTGGCGCACCCCAAGCCGGCTCCGGACATGTACCTGGAAGCTGCCCATAGGGTGGGACTACCCCCATCTGAGTGTCTCGTTTTTGAGGATTCTTTCAACGGAATGGCTGCCGCGGTGGATGCCGGGTGCCGGGTCATCGGACTCCACCCAGAGTCCGTCACCCCACCTGAAGGGGTTGTTCCCCTGCGGGAACTGTGTGGCCACAACACTTTTGAGGGGGTCAACGCGGAGATCCTCGCCGGCTGGTACAACCAGATCACACCGGTCGGGGTCACTAACTGA
- the metH gene encoding methionine synthase codes for MSDTATSSAFLDALRNHVLIGDGAMGTQLQAFDLDVEEDFLGLEGCNEILNHTRPDVLRQIHRAYFEAGADLVETNTFGCNLPNLADYDIADRCRELAYKGTVVAREVADEMGPGRDGMRRFVVGSLGPGTKLPSLGHAPYSDLRGHYKEAALGIIEGGGDAFLIETAQDLLQVKAAVHGVQDAMEELDVQLPIICHVTVETTGTMLMGSEIGAALTALEPLGIDMIGLNCATGPAEMSEHLRYLSKHASIPVSVMPNAGLPVLGKNGAEYPLTAEELAEALRGFVTDYGLSMVGGCCGTTPEHIRAVRDAVAGVPEGETSVLESVLVGPAEQAERVVETEDAVASLYTSVPLNQGTGITMIGERTNANGSKAFREAMLAGDWEKCVDTAKQQTRDGAHMLDLCIDYVGRDGREDMATLAALLATSSTLPIMLDSTEPEVIRVGLEHLGGRSVVNSVNFEDGDGPESRYRRIMAMVKQHGAAVVALTIDEEGQARTAEHKVRIAERLIEDITGTYGLDESDIIVDCLTFPISTGQEETRKDGIETIEAIRELKKRYPKVHTTLGLSNISFGLNPAARQVLNSVFLNECIEVGLDSAIAHSSKILPMNRIDERQREVALDMVYDRRAEGYDPLQEFMQLFEGVSAADAKDARAEALAAMPLFERLSQRIIDGDKNGIEADLDAGMLEKRPIEIINEDLLNGMKTVGELFGSGQMQLPFVLQSAETMKTAVAYLEPFMEEEAEATGEARAESKGRIVLATVKGDVHDIGKNLVDIIMSNNGYEVFNIGIKQPISAMLEAAEKHQADAIGMSGLLVKSTVVMKDNLEEMNAAKASHYPVMLGGAALTRTYVENNLAEVYQGDVYYARDAFEGLSLMDELMAEKRGEGADPDSPEAIAAAKKKEERKARNERSQRIAAERKANAEPVEVPERSEVATDTPIAAPPFWGTRIIKGLPLAEYLPTLDERALFMGQWGLKSTRGGEGPTYEELVETEGRPRFRYWIDRLKSEGILDHTALVYGYFPAVAEGDDVVILESPEPDAPERMRFSFPRQQRSKFLCIADFIRPREQAIADGQVDVFPFQLVTMGDPIAQFANKLFAANEYREYLEVHGIGVQLTEALAEYWHARIRSELQLTTGGTAGDDDAEDKKKFFDLDYRGARFSFGYGSCPDLEDRIKMVELLEPERIGVTLSEELQLHPEQSTDAFVLYHPEAKYFNV; via the coding sequence ATGTCTGATACAGCTACCTCCTCCGCATTCCTTGACGCTCTCCGCAACCACGTACTCATCGGCGATGGCGCCATGGGCACCCAGTTGCAGGCCTTCGACCTCGACGTGGAAGAAGACTTCCTCGGTCTCGAAGGATGTAATGAGATCCTCAACCACACCCGACCCGACGTTCTGCGTCAGATCCACCGTGCCTATTTCGAGGCCGGCGCCGACCTGGTGGAAACCAATACGTTCGGCTGCAACCTGCCCAACCTCGCCGACTACGACATCGCTGATCGTTGCCGTGAGCTCGCCTACAAGGGAACAGTGGTGGCACGTGAGGTCGCCGATGAGATGGGGCCTGGACGTGACGGCATGCGCCGTTTCGTGGTGGGCTCCCTGGGACCGGGCACCAAACTGCCGTCGCTCGGCCATGCGCCCTATTCGGATCTGCGCGGTCATTACAAGGAGGCGGCACTCGGCATCATCGAAGGTGGTGGCGATGCTTTCCTCATCGAGACCGCCCAGGATCTCCTCCAGGTGAAGGCGGCGGTCCATGGTGTGCAGGACGCCATGGAGGAGCTGGATGTCCAGCTGCCGATCATCTGCCACGTCACCGTCGAGACCACCGGCACCATGCTGATGGGCTCCGAGATCGGTGCGGCACTCACAGCCTTGGAACCACTGGGCATCGACATGATCGGCCTCAACTGCGCCACCGGCCCGGCTGAGATGAGTGAGCACCTGCGTTACCTGTCCAAGCATGCCTCCATCCCGGTCTCCGTCATGCCGAACGCGGGCCTGCCCGTGCTGGGCAAGAACGGTGCGGAATACCCGCTGACTGCTGAAGAGTTGGCGGAAGCACTGCGTGGTTTTGTCACCGACTACGGCCTGTCCATGGTCGGTGGTTGCTGTGGCACCACCCCGGAGCACATCCGTGCGGTCCGCGATGCCGTGGCCGGAGTGCCGGAGGGGGAGACCTCTGTCCTGGAATCAGTGCTGGTGGGTCCAGCGGAACAGGCGGAGCGGGTTGTTGAGACTGAGGATGCCGTGGCGTCCCTCTATACCTCGGTTCCGTTGAATCAGGGGACCGGCATCACCATGATCGGTGAGCGCACCAACGCCAACGGGTCCAAGGCTTTCCGTGAGGCCATGCTCGCAGGTGACTGGGAGAAGTGCGTGGATACCGCCAAGCAGCAGACCCGCGATGGCGCACACATGCTGGACCTGTGCATCGACTATGTCGGCCGTGACGGCCGCGAGGACATGGCCACACTCGCCGCTCTGCTCGCCACCAGCTCCACCCTGCCGATCATGCTCGACTCCACCGAACCGGAGGTCATCCGTGTCGGCCTGGAGCACCTGGGTGGCAGAAGTGTGGTCAACTCCGTGAACTTTGAGGATGGTGATGGGCCTGAGTCCCGTTACCGTCGCATCATGGCCATGGTGAAGCAGCACGGTGCAGCCGTGGTCGCCCTCACCATTGATGAAGAAGGCCAGGCCCGTACCGCGGAACACAAGGTCCGAATCGCTGAGCGTCTCATTGAGGACATCACCGGCACCTACGGCCTTGATGAATCCGACATCATCGTGGACTGCCTGACGTTCCCCATCTCCACCGGACAGGAGGAGACCCGCAAGGACGGCATCGAAACCATCGAGGCCATCCGGGAGCTGAAGAAGCGCTACCCGAAGGTTCACACGACCCTGGGTCTGTCCAATATCTCCTTCGGCCTGAACCCCGCAGCGCGTCAGGTGCTCAACTCGGTGTTCCTCAACGAGTGCATCGAAGTAGGCCTGGACTCCGCCATCGCGCACAGCTCCAAGATCCTGCCGATGAACCGCATCGATGAACGCCAGCGCGAAGTGGCTCTGGACATGGTTTATGATCGCCGCGCCGAGGGTTATGACCCGCTGCAGGAGTTCATGCAGCTCTTCGAAGGTGTCTCCGCAGCAGATGCCAAGGACGCCCGCGCTGAGGCACTGGCTGCCATGCCACTGTTTGAGCGACTCTCGCAGCGCATCATTGACGGTGATAAGAACGGCATCGAGGCCGATCTGGATGCCGGCATGCTGGAGAAGCGCCCCATCGAGATCATCAACGAGGATCTGCTCAACGGCATGAAAACCGTGGGTGAGCTCTTTGGTTCCGGCCAGATGCAGCTGCCCTTCGTGCTCCAATCCGCCGAGACCATGAAGACAGCCGTGGCCTACCTCGAGCCCTTCATGGAGGAGGAGGCTGAGGCCACGGGTGAGGCCCGCGCAGAAAGTAAGGGCCGCATCGTGCTGGCCACCGTCAAGGGTGACGTGCACGATATCGGTAAGAACCTGGTGGACATCATCATGTCCAACAACGGCTACGAGGTGTTCAACATCGGCATCAAACAGCCGATTTCGGCCATGTTGGAAGCCGCCGAGAAGCATCAGGCTGACGCCATCGGCATGTCTGGTCTCTTGGTGAAATCGACCGTGGTGATGAAAGACAACCTGGAGGAGATGAACGCCGCAAAGGCATCCCACTACCCGGTGATGCTCGGTGGCGCCGCCCTGACACGCACCTATGTGGAGAACAACCTCGCAGAGGTGTATCAGGGTGATGTCTACTATGCCCGTGATGCCTTCGAGGGGCTCAGCCTCATGGATGAGCTGATGGCGGAGAAGCGGGGAGAAGGGGCTGACCCTGATTCCCCAGAGGCCATCGCCGCCGCCAAGAAGAAGGAAGAGCGGAAGGCACGGAATGAGCGATCCCAGCGGATCGCCGCCGAGCGCAAGGCCAATGCCGAGCCGGTGGAGGTGCCGGAGCGTTCAGAGGTGGCCACCGACACCCCGATTGCTGCGCCACCGTTCTGGGGCACCCGGATCATCAAGGGTCTGCCTCTGGCTGAATACCTCCCCACGCTGGATGAGCGTGCGCTGTTCATGGGGCAGTGGGGTCTGAAATCCACCCGCGGTGGAGAGGGACCGACTTATGAGGAGCTCGTGGAGACCGAGGGTCGCCCACGGTTCCGCTACTGGATCGACCGCCTCAAGTCCGAGGGGATCCTCGACCACACCGCGCTCGTGTACGGCTATTTCCCAGCCGTGGCTGAGGGCGATGACGTGGTCATTCTGGAATCCCCCGAGCCAGATGCACCGGAGCGTATGCGCTTTAGCTTCCCGCGCCAGCAGCGGAGCAAGTTCCTGTGCATCGCGGACTTCATCCGTCCCCGTGAGCAGGCCATCGCCGATGGACAGGTGGATGTGTTCCCCTTCCAGCTGGTGACCATGGGTGATCCCATCGCGCAGTTCGCCAATAAGCTGTTCGCTGCGAATGAATACCGCGAGTATCTGGAGGTCCACGGCATCGGCGTGCAGCTGACCGAGGCCCTGGCGGAGTACTGGCATGCCCGCATCCGTTCTGAGCTGCAGCTGACCACCGGTGGCACCGCAGGCGATGACGATGCCGAGGATAAAAAGAAGTTCTTCGACCTGGACTACCGTGGCGCGCGTTTCTCCTTCGGATATGGCTCCTGCCCGGACCTGGAGGACCGCATCAAGATGGTGGAGCTGCTCGAGCCGGAGCGCATCGGTGTGACCCTGTCCGAGGAACTCCAGCTGCATCCTGAGCAGTCGACGGATGCCTTCGTGCTCTATCATCCGGAGGCGAAGTACTTCAACGTCTAG
- the mshC gene encoding cysteine--1-D-myo-inosityl 2-amino-2-deoxy-alpha-D-glucopyranoside ligase translates to MHSWPTPEIPALDGTPVPLALYDTADQEIRPLDVPPSGAGIPVGMYVCGITPYDSTHLGHAATYLAFDLIYRVLLDNDHQVHYVQNITDVDDPLFERAARDGVDWRDLGTSQINLFRSDMETLSIIPPKDYIGAIESIDEVIGMVSTLLEEGAAYVVDDSEYPDVYASINATENFGYESNYDTATMTELFAERGGDPDRAGKRNPMDALLWRAARDGEPSWESPFGPGRPGWHIECSAIATNRLGHSFDIQGGGSDLMFPHHEFSAAHAEAAHGVERMAKHYVHAGMISQDGVKMSKSLGNLEFVHRLTAAGHEPGAIRLGVFASHYRGDRDWNSDVLAAAEQRLALWRSAVAVAASIEDAVETVTRLRTHLAADLDTPAGLAAVDDWAHQVLGEGAAQDLAAEPTDAGRIISAAVWALLGVRL, encoded by the coding sequence ATGCATTCTTGGCCCACCCCTGAAATCCCAGCCCTGGACGGCACCCCTGTGCCACTGGCACTCTATGACACCGCCGACCAGGAGATCCGACCTCTGGATGTGCCACCGAGCGGCGCCGGCATCCCGGTGGGCATGTACGTCTGCGGAATCACACCCTATGACTCCACCCACCTCGGGCACGCGGCCACCTACCTGGCTTTCGATCTGATCTACCGGGTGCTCCTGGATAATGACCACCAGGTTCATTATGTCCAGAACATCACCGACGTGGACGATCCGCTGTTCGAGCGTGCCGCGCGGGACGGCGTGGACTGGCGTGATCTGGGCACCAGCCAGATCAACCTCTTCCGCAGCGACATGGAGACGCTCAGCATCATCCCGCCGAAGGACTATATCGGCGCGATCGAATCCATCGATGAGGTGATAGGAATGGTGTCCACGCTCCTCGAAGAGGGTGCGGCTTATGTGGTCGATGACTCGGAGTACCCGGATGTCTACGCCTCCATCAACGCCACCGAGAACTTCGGTTATGAATCCAACTACGACACCGCCACCATGACTGAACTCTTCGCAGAACGTGGTGGAGATCCTGACCGTGCGGGCAAGCGCAACCCCATGGACGCCCTGCTTTGGCGCGCCGCCCGCGACGGCGAACCCAGCTGGGAATCACCCTTTGGACCCGGTCGCCCGGGCTGGCATATCGAGTGTTCCGCGATCGCCACCAACCGCCTCGGCCACAGCTTTGATATCCAGGGCGGCGGTTCCGACCTGATGTTCCCGCACCATGAATTCTCCGCAGCCCACGCTGAGGCCGCCCACGGTGTCGAAAGAATGGCCAAGCACTATGTCCACGCCGGCATGATCTCCCAGGACGGTGTCAAGATGTCCAAATCCCTGGGCAACCTGGAATTCGTCCACCGCCTGACGGCCGCTGGACATGAGCCCGGCGCGATCCGTCTCGGTGTGTTCGCCAGCCACTACCGCGGCGACCGGGACTGGAACTCGGATGTGCTCGCGGCGGCAGAGCAACGACTGGCGCTGTGGCGTTCCGCTGTTGCCGTGGCAGCCAGTATCGAGGACGCCGTGGAGACGGTCACCCGCTTGCGCACACACCTCGCCGCCGACCTGGACACCCCCGCAGGCCTGGCGGCCGTGGATGACTGGGCACACCAGGTTCTGGGTGAAGGTGCTGCTCAAGACCTCGCCGCCGAGCCCACTGATGCCGGCAGAATCATCAGCGCAGCGGTGTGGGCACTCCTGGGAGTGCGCCTGTAG
- a CDS encoding undecaprenyl-diphosphate phosphatase: MSWAQTIVLSVVQGLTEFLPISSSGHLRIISELFWGVDAGASFTAVVQLGTEAAVLLFFAKEIWQILTGWFAGVFNKERRGRDYKMGWMIIVATIPVVVLGVLGKDLIREALRNMWITATVLVLFSFVFILAEKMGKKDRGYDDLNMKDALVMGFAQCLALIPGVSRSGGTISAGLFMGLNREVAAKFSFLLAIPAVLGSGLYSLPDAFDPTAGQSATGIQLAVGTLVSFIVGYVAIAWLMKFVANHSFSWFAAYRIPAGLLVMLLLALGYLNP, translated from the coding sequence ATGAGTTGGGCGCAGACCATCGTCCTCTCGGTGGTGCAGGGCCTCACCGAGTTCCTGCCCATCAGCTCCTCGGGGCACCTGCGTATCATCTCTGAATTGTTCTGGGGGGTTGATGCCGGGGCGTCCTTCACCGCTGTGGTGCAGCTGGGAACCGAGGCGGCCGTCCTGCTCTTCTTTGCCAAGGAGATCTGGCAGATCCTCACGGGTTGGTTCGCCGGTGTCTTCAACAAGGAGCGTCGCGGCCGTGACTACAAAATGGGCTGGATGATCATCGTGGCCACCATCCCCGTCGTGGTTCTCGGTGTCCTGGGCAAGGATCTCATCCGTGAAGCTCTGCGCAACATGTGGATCACCGCCACGGTGCTGGTGTTGTTCTCCTTCGTGTTCATCCTCGCTGAGAAGATGGGTAAGAAGGATCGTGGATATGACGACCTCAACATGAAGGATGCACTGGTCATGGGCTTCGCGCAGTGTCTGGCGCTCATCCCCGGTGTCTCCCGCTCGGGTGGAACAATCTCCGCTGGTCTGTTCATGGGACTTAACCGCGAGGTGGCGGCGAAGTTCTCCTTCCTGCTCGCCATCCCCGCCGTCTTGGGGTCCGGCTTGTACTCCCTTCCCGATGCCTTCGACCCCACGGCAGGGCAGTCAGCCACCGGGATCCAGTTGGCGGTGGGAACGTTGGTGTCCTTCATCGTCGGTTATGTCGCCATCGCGTGGCTGATGAAGTTCGTGGCCAACCACTCCTTCTCGTGGTTCGCGGCCTACCGAATCCCAGCAGGTCTGTTGGTCATGCTGCTCCTGGCGTTGGGGTACCTGAACCCTTAG
- a CDS encoding aldo/keto reductase — protein sequence MVGTSGLRVTRIGLGTSTWGMGTELTEAGTILQEFTGAGGTLIDVSPTYANGTAEEMLGELLRAHSARPDLVISSSAGVNPGLPIGQRVDCSRRSLIAQLDTTLASLGTDYLDLWSVGYWDDRTPPHEVADTLDYAVRTGRVRYAGVRGYSGWQLAVTHASSNHAAAAARPIVVAQSEYSLLVRRPEEELLPATRHLGVGFFAGAPLGQGVLTAKYRSEIPRDSRAASSQRDAEVQGYLDGRSHTIVDALDTAARGLGLSPAVTATTWVRDRPGVTSVIVGARTPAQLQQLLKAEEVVLPLPITKALEDVSL from the coding sequence ATGGTCGGAACAAGTGGGCTGCGCGTCACGCGCATCGGTTTGGGCACCTCAACCTGGGGAATGGGTACCGAGCTGACAGAGGCGGGCACCATCCTGCAGGAGTTCACCGGTGCGGGCGGAACACTCATCGATGTCTCCCCCACCTACGCAAACGGCACCGCCGAGGAGATGCTCGGTGAACTGCTCCGTGCACACTCAGCCCGCCCCGACCTGGTGATCTCATCCAGCGCAGGGGTGAACCCCGGGTTACCCATCGGACAGCGGGTCGATTGTTCGCGCAGGTCCCTCATCGCCCAGTTGGATACCACCCTGGCCTCGCTGGGTACCGATTATCTGGATCTGTGGTCTGTTGGTTACTGGGATGACCGCACCCCGCCACACGAGGTGGCCGACACCCTGGATTACGCCGTTCGGACTGGGCGGGTCCGCTACGCCGGGGTTCGTGGTTATTCCGGTTGGCAGCTGGCGGTGACCCATGCATCCTCCAATCATGCTGCGGCGGCAGCCCGCCCCATCGTGGTTGCGCAGAGTGAATACAGCCTGCTGGTGCGGCGTCCCGAGGAGGAACTGCTGCCCGCCACCAGGCACCTGGGTGTGGGGTTCTTTGCTGGGGCTCCACTGGGGCAGGGTGTGCTGACCGCCAAGTACCGTTCGGAGATCCCGAGGGATTCCCGGGCGGCGTCATCCCAACGGGACGCAGAGGTTCAGGGTTATCTGGACGGTCGCTCCCACACCATCGTTGATGCCCTCGACACCGCCGCGCGTGGCCTGGGGCTCAGCCCGGCGGTCACCGCGACCACCTGGGTGCGGGACCGGCCCGGGGTCACCTCGGTGATCGTGGGTGCCAGGACCCCTGCGCAGCTTCAACAGTTACTCAAGGCTGAGGAGGTGGTTCTGCCCCTGCCGATCACAAAAGCGCTGGAGGATGTGTCCCTGTAG
- a CDS encoding quinone-dependent dihydroorotate dehydrogenase, with protein sequence MSTPSRTRQIRQSVYDVSLKAMFKLRPERIHGIISDGLELLQLATPVNRAMGKVLGVNDPVLSQEVFGVTFPRPLGLAAGFDKNASAADTWTSLGFGYAELGTVTASPQSGNPTPRLFRLPADKAILNRMGFNNEGAADVADNLRHRKTRDVIGINIGKTKVVPAEHAVDDYRRSASLLGDLADFLVVNVSSPNTPGLRDLQAVESLRPILAAVQESTSVPVLVKIAPDLSDDDVDAVADLAVELGLAGIVATNTTISRDGLTTPADEVSEMGAGGISGAPVAARALEVLRRLYARVGSDLVLIGVGGISTPEQAWERITAGATLLQGYTGFIYGGPDWIRDIHLGVASQIKAHGLSNISEAVGSGLPWKHDA encoded by the coding sequence ATGAGCACGCCCTCCCGCACCCGCCAGATCCGCCAGTCAGTCTACGATGTCAGCCTCAAGGCCATGTTCAAACTCCGCCCCGAACGGATCCACGGCATTATCAGTGACGGTCTTGAACTTCTCCAGCTGGCCACTCCCGTCAATCGCGCGATGGGCAAGGTGCTCGGAGTCAACGATCCAGTCTTGTCCCAAGAGGTTTTTGGGGTCACGTTCCCACGTCCGCTGGGCCTGGCCGCAGGCTTTGATAAAAACGCCTCCGCCGCTGACACATGGACCTCCCTGGGCTTTGGTTATGCCGAATTGGGAACCGTCACCGCATCCCCTCAATCCGGCAACCCCACCCCGCGTCTGTTCCGCCTACCCGCGGACAAGGCCATCCTCAACCGCATGGGCTTCAACAACGAGGGCGCCGCGGATGTTGCGGACAACCTGCGGCATCGCAAGACCCGCGATGTCATCGGTATCAACATCGGCAAAACCAAGGTCGTGCCTGCAGAACACGCAGTAGATGACTACCGCCGTTCCGCCTCCCTTCTCGGTGACCTCGCCGACTTCCTGGTGGTCAATGTCTCCTCCCCCAATACCCCGGGACTACGTGACCTCCAGGCGGTGGAATCCCTGCGCCCGATCCTGGCAGCAGTGCAGGAGTCCACGTCTGTCCCCGTGCTGGTGAAGATCGCCCCTGACCTGTCCGATGATGATGTGGATGCCGTGGCTGATCTCGCTGTGGAGCTCGGCCTGGCCGGCATCGTAGCCACCAACACCACCATCTCCCGCGATGGACTGACCACCCCGGCCGATGAGGTCTCCGAGATGGGTGCCGGCGGCATCTCCGGCGCACCCGTCGCAGCCCGCGCCCTGGAAGTGCTGCGTCGCCTGTACGCCCGCGTCGGCTCCGACCTGGTCCTCATTGGTGTGGGTGGCATCAGCACCCCTGAACAGGCGTGGGAACGCATCACCGCCGGAGCCACCCTGCTGCAGGGATACACCGGCTTCATCTACGGTGGCCCGGACTGGATCCGCGATATCCATCTTGGTGTCGCCAGCCAGATCAAGGCCCACGGACTGTCGAACATCTCAGAGGCCGTCGGTTCCGGTCTCCCCTGGAAGCACGACGCCTGA
- a CDS encoding YbhB/YbcL family Raf kinase inhibitor-like protein, which yields MTDYNDSRFPGPDPYAPLGDVPSFPLTSEDLSNGEKLKEPQLGGNDVSPQLAWSDLPEGTKSLAITCFDPDAPTGSGFWHWAAFNIPVSVTGIPTGAGDETLGGIDGVVSLKGDSGQRGFYGAQPPEGHAPHRYLFAVHAVDVEKLDIDPDSTPTVLGFNLYFHTLGRSIVWGWYEN from the coding sequence ATGACTGATTACAACGATTCCCGATTCCCCGGACCTGATCCCTATGCACCACTGGGCGATGTTCCCAGTTTCCCACTGACCTCCGAAGACTTGAGTAATGGTGAGAAGCTGAAGGAACCACAACTCGGTGGTAACGATGTCTCCCCGCAGCTGGCCTGGTCGGACCTGCCGGAGGGCACCAAATCCCTGGCAATCACCTGCTTTGACCCCGATGCGCCGACTGGCTCCGGTTTCTGGCACTGGGCTGCGTTCAACATCCCCGTCAGTGTCACCGGGATTCCTACTGGTGCCGGCGATGAGACACTCGGTGGAATCGACGGCGTGGTGTCACTCAAGGGTGATTCCGGCCAGCGTGGCTTCTACGGAGCCCAGCCACCAGAGGGCCATGCTCCCCACCGATACCTGTTCGCCGTGCACGCGGTAGACGTGGAAAAGCTGGATATTGACCCCGATTCCACCCCCACTGTTCTGGGATTCAACCTCTATTTCCACACTCTTGGGCGATCCATTGTGTGGGGTTGGTACGAGAACTAG